In one window of Sciurus carolinensis chromosome X, mSciCar1.2, whole genome shotgun sequence DNA:
- the Dgat2l6 gene encoding diacylglycerol O-acyltransferase 2-like protein 6 isoform X1, producing MTMTFFSRLDLQEGLRTLSVMQWIPVYVILGAIPIVLMPYLLVFTNFWSLAVLTLAWLAYDWKTHSRGGRRSAWVRNWTLWKYFQNYFPIKLVKTHDLSPKHNYIIVSHPHGILSYGVFINFATEATGFARIFPSITPFLGTLEGIFWIPIVREYVMSMGICPVNELALEYLLTKKGSGNAVIVVVGGAAEALLCCPGASTILLKNRKGFVKLALKTGAYLVPSYSFGENEVHNQETFPEGTWIRFFQKNCQRAFKKLLGINFCTFHGRGLTRGSWGLLPFNRPINTVVGEPLPIPKINMPNKETVDKYHALYISALRKLFDQHKVEYGLPETQELAII from the exons GGGCTATTCCCATTGTCCTCATGCCTTACCTCCTTGTGTTCACTAACTTCTGGTCCTTGGCTGTGCTCACCTTAGCCTGGCTTGCTTATGATTGGAAAACCCATAGTCGAG GTGGTAGGCGGTCAGCTTGGGTACGAAACTGGACACTctggaaatatttccaaaattacttCCCAATAAAG CTGGTGAAGACACATGACCTTTCTCCCAAACACAACTACATCATTGTCAGCCACCCCCATGGCATTCTCTCTTATGGTGTCTTCATCAACTTTGCCACTGAGGCCACTGGCTTTGCTCGGATTTTCCCATCCATCACTCCCTTTTTAGGAACCTTGGAAGGGATCTTCTGGATCCCAATTGTGCGAGAATATGTGATGTCAATGG GTATATGCCCAGTAAATGAGTTGGCTCTGGAATACTTGCTGACCAAGAAAGGCTCAGGCAATGCTGTGATTGTTGTGGTGGGTGGAGCTGCAGAAGCCCTCTTGTGCTGCCCAGGAGCCTCCACCATCCTCCTCAAAAATCGTAAAGGTTTTGTGAAACTGGCACTGAAGACAGG GGCATACCTTGTTCCTTCTTATTCCTTCGGTGAGAATGAGGTTCACAATCAGGAGACTTTCCCTGAAGGCACATGGATAaggttctttcaaaaaaattgCCAGAGAGCATTCAAAAAACTCCTGGGAATAAATTTCTGTACCTTCCATGGCCGGGGCCTCACTCGTGGATCCTGGGGCTTACTGCCTTTCAATCGGCCCATTAATACTGTTG TTGGGGAACCCCTGCCAATCCCCAAGATTAACATGCCCAACAAGGAGACTGTGGACAAGTACCATGCACTCTACATCAGTGCCCTGCGCAAATTGTTTGACCAACACAAAGTTGAATATGGTCTTCCTGAGACTCAGGAGTTGGCAATCATATAA
- the Dgat2l6 gene encoding diacylglycerol O-acyltransferase 2-like protein 6 isoform X2 translates to MPYLLVFTNFWSLAVLTLAWLAYDWKTHSRGGRRSAWVRNWTLWKYFQNYFPIKLVKTHDLSPKHNYIIVSHPHGILSYGVFINFATEATGFARIFPSITPFLGTLEGIFWIPIVREYVMSMGICPVNELALEYLLTKKGSGNAVIVVVGGAAEALLCCPGASTILLKNRKGFVKLALKTGAYLVPSYSFGENEVHNQETFPEGTWIRFFQKNCQRAFKKLLGINFCTFHGRGLTRGSWGLLPFNRPINTVVGEPLPIPKINMPNKETVDKYHALYISALRKLFDQHKVEYGLPETQELAII, encoded by the exons ATGCCTTACCTCCTTGTGTTCACTAACTTCTGGTCCTTGGCTGTGCTCACCTTAGCCTGGCTTGCTTATGATTGGAAAACCCATAGTCGAG GTGGTAGGCGGTCAGCTTGGGTACGAAACTGGACACTctggaaatatttccaaaattacttCCCAATAAAG CTGGTGAAGACACATGACCTTTCTCCCAAACACAACTACATCATTGTCAGCCACCCCCATGGCATTCTCTCTTATGGTGTCTTCATCAACTTTGCCACTGAGGCCACTGGCTTTGCTCGGATTTTCCCATCCATCACTCCCTTTTTAGGAACCTTGGAAGGGATCTTCTGGATCCCAATTGTGCGAGAATATGTGATGTCAATGG GTATATGCCCAGTAAATGAGTTGGCTCTGGAATACTTGCTGACCAAGAAAGGCTCAGGCAATGCTGTGATTGTTGTGGTGGGTGGAGCTGCAGAAGCCCTCTTGTGCTGCCCAGGAGCCTCCACCATCCTCCTCAAAAATCGTAAAGGTTTTGTGAAACTGGCACTGAAGACAGG GGCATACCTTGTTCCTTCTTATTCCTTCGGTGAGAATGAGGTTCACAATCAGGAGACTTTCCCTGAAGGCACATGGATAaggttctttcaaaaaaattgCCAGAGAGCATTCAAAAAACTCCTGGGAATAAATTTCTGTACCTTCCATGGCCGGGGCCTCACTCGTGGATCCTGGGGCTTACTGCCTTTCAATCGGCCCATTAATACTGTTG TTGGGGAACCCCTGCCAATCCCCAAGATTAACATGCCCAACAAGGAGACTGTGGACAAGTACCATGCACTCTACATCAGTGCCCTGCGCAAATTGTTTGACCAACACAAAGTTGAATATGGTCTTCCTGAGACTCAGGAGTTGGCAATCATATAA
- the Dgat2l6 gene encoding diacylglycerol O-acyltransferase 2-like protein 6 isoform X3: MTMTFFSRLDLQEGLRTLSVMQWIPVYVILGGRRSAWVRNWTLWKYFQNYFPIKLVKTHDLSPKHNYIIVSHPHGILSYGVFINFATEATGFARIFPSITPFLGTLEGIFWIPIVREYVMSMGICPVNELALEYLLTKKGSGNAVIVVVGGAAEALLCCPGASTILLKNRKGFVKLALKTGAYLVPSYSFGENEVHNQETFPEGTWIRFFQKNCQRAFKKLLGINFCTFHGRGLTRGSWGLLPFNRPINTVVGEPLPIPKINMPNKETVDKYHALYISALRKLFDQHKVEYGLPETQELAII, encoded by the exons GTGGTAGGCGGTCAGCTTGGGTACGAAACTGGACACTctggaaatatttccaaaattacttCCCAATAAAG CTGGTGAAGACACATGACCTTTCTCCCAAACACAACTACATCATTGTCAGCCACCCCCATGGCATTCTCTCTTATGGTGTCTTCATCAACTTTGCCACTGAGGCCACTGGCTTTGCTCGGATTTTCCCATCCATCACTCCCTTTTTAGGAACCTTGGAAGGGATCTTCTGGATCCCAATTGTGCGAGAATATGTGATGTCAATGG GTATATGCCCAGTAAATGAGTTGGCTCTGGAATACTTGCTGACCAAGAAAGGCTCAGGCAATGCTGTGATTGTTGTGGTGGGTGGAGCTGCAGAAGCCCTCTTGTGCTGCCCAGGAGCCTCCACCATCCTCCTCAAAAATCGTAAAGGTTTTGTGAAACTGGCACTGAAGACAGG GGCATACCTTGTTCCTTCTTATTCCTTCGGTGAGAATGAGGTTCACAATCAGGAGACTTTCCCTGAAGGCACATGGATAaggttctttcaaaaaaattgCCAGAGAGCATTCAAAAAACTCCTGGGAATAAATTTCTGTACCTTCCATGGCCGGGGCCTCACTCGTGGATCCTGGGGCTTACTGCCTTTCAATCGGCCCATTAATACTGTTG TTGGGGAACCCCTGCCAATCCCCAAGATTAACATGCCCAACAAGGAGACTGTGGACAAGTACCATGCACTCTACATCAGTGCCCTGCGCAAATTGTTTGACCAACACAAAGTTGAATATGGTCTTCCTGAGACTCAGGAGTTGGCAATCATATAA